The following are encoded together in the Gordonia insulae genome:
- a CDS encoding glycine zipper family protein, with translation MPTEPTDPKDWPMFTFRRTGSTRRSSALQLRVLAIISLAIAAITAFAGSVQAAPAQAGPVTYDVSKTADSMSLTVHNGTISTGNGMLVIRNNAGAEKFRMPLNYRMEYRQFPIDARTAGKTATLVPSRDVSRSTVLDPAQVEPVRAAAAAKQSDAPRTKRERDDQALARFNQELSAGMSISSIVGTLLGALVGAVAGCLLGLPLAGLGCLPGIPLGASLGGLAGIALGGGGSLIYSAINYFNTINSPFVPPRR, from the coding sequence ATGCCGACCGAGCCGACCGACCCGAAAGATTGGCCTATGTTCACATTCCGGCGCACCGGATCGACCCGACGGAGCTCCGCCCTGCAACTCCGTGTCCTCGCAATCATTTCTCTTGCCATAGCGGCGATTACGGCGTTCGCCGGATCCGTCCAGGCCGCGCCGGCACAAGCCGGGCCGGTTACCTACGACGTGTCCAAGACGGCCGACTCCATGAGTCTGACCGTGCACAACGGCACTATCAGCACCGGTAACGGGATGTTGGTGATTCGAAACAATGCCGGCGCGGAGAAGTTCCGGATGCCGCTGAATTATCGAATGGAATATCGGCAATTCCCGATCGATGCCCGCACCGCGGGAAAGACCGCAACCCTGGTGCCCTCTCGGGACGTCTCCCGGTCGACCGTGCTGGATCCCGCGCAGGTCGAGCCTGTCCGTGCGGCCGCAGCGGCAAAGCAGTCGGACGCGCCGCGCACCAAACGTGAGCGGGATGACCAGGCATTGGCCAGGTTCAACCAGGAGTTGAGCGCCGGCATGTCGATCTCGTCGATCGTCGGCACCCTCCTCGGCGCGCTCGTCGGCGCGGTCGCCGGATGCCTGCTCGGCCTCCCACTCGCTGGACTCGGCTGCCTGCCCGGTATCCCACTCGGCGCCTCGCTCGGCGGCCTCGCCGGCATCGCACTCGGCGGCGGTGGATCATTGATCTACAGCGCGATCAACTACTTCAACACCATCAACTCACCGTTCGTACCTCCTCGGAGGTGA